From a single Terriglobia bacterium genomic region:
- a CDS encoding OmpA family protein: MTHYNRLRVAYGSVLAIAFALGTSAFADTVKVEGLIKLRNGNAMLVQTSDSTNVTVLLNDDTAVSRPEGALKVRSKEMPMTDLIPGLAVKVQGNYNEQHQLVATSIKFKSSDLKRAQSIQAGLHESQEALKKQQEELKAHNEALQAQQSQLAEQKAKIAANKKAIEEAVARFGQLDDYYIFDEVTVYFGNGKIKVDPKYVPQLLALADKARNVEGYMIEVTGHASSQGSVAVNQRLSEDRAENVTNILLQQGHVPLTRMLAPGAMGESHQAGNDKTAAGQAASRRVVVRVLQNKAIAGL, from the coding sequence ATGACTCACTACAACAGGCTCAGAGTTGCATATGGTTCCGTCCTTGCGATCGCGTTTGCACTCGGCACATCGGCCTTTGCCGACACGGTAAAGGTGGAAGGCCTGATCAAATTACGGAACGGCAACGCCATGCTCGTGCAGACCTCTGATAGCACAAACGTGACTGTGCTGTTGAACGATGACACAGCGGTGAGCCGGCCCGAGGGTGCGCTTAAGGTCCGCAGCAAAGAAATGCCGATGACCGATCTCATTCCGGGTCTTGCCGTGAAGGTACAGGGGAACTACAACGAGCAACATCAACTGGTAGCAACCTCAATCAAGTTCAAGAGCAGTGACCTGAAACGGGCCCAATCCATTCAGGCCGGCCTGCATGAATCTCAGGAGGCGCTGAAGAAGCAGCAGGAGGAGCTCAAAGCGCATAATGAAGCTTTGCAGGCCCAGCAGAGCCAGTTAGCTGAGCAAAAGGCCAAGATCGCCGCTAACAAGAAGGCAATCGAAGAAGCCGTGGCGCGCTTTGGCCAGCTTGATGACTACTACATCTTTGACGAGGTAACGGTTTACTTTGGCAACGGCAAGATAAAAGTCGATCCCAAGTATGTGCCCCAATTGCTGGCGCTGGCGGACAAAGCCAGGAACGTTGAAGGCTATATGATCGAAGTCACCGGCCATGCCTCTTCCCAGGGTAGCGTTGCCGTGAACCAGCGCCTGAGTGAAGACCGCGCGGAGAATGTAACGAACATCCTGCTTCAGCAGGGCCACGTTCCCCTGACCAGAATGCTGGCACCGGGCGCTATGGGCGAAAGTCATCAAGCGGGCAACGATAAAACCGCAGCAGGTCAGGCTGCGAGTCGCCGTGTGGTCGTGCGTGTTCTGCAGAACAAAGCAATTGCCGGTCTGTAA
- a CDS encoding transporter: MCFLNKLALSAALAIFTAHLLCAQTFAPRAYMVTPLESNAFTVTTSLYHGGILFDDSSPLTDASGTISINVSSYYRSLSFFGRSANVTVGLPYVVGSLQALVVDQRQKTYRSGLGDGVVRFSVNLMGGPAMTLPQFMKWKQKRLLGASFIVQTPTGKYDPHLLINIGNNRWAFRPELGYSERHGKWLVDVYGGVWFFTHNPEFFSHNSFVSGTQSKTQESIEVAEGHLSYDFKPRLWLSLDGNYWYGGRSSLNGVQNPDTLQRNSRVGATTAIPITQHQTLKFSYDRGASIRFGGNYQAVQMAWQYGWIGGWLPK, translated from the coding sequence ATGTGCTTCCTAAACAAGCTCGCGTTGTCGGCGGCGTTGGCAATCTTCACCGCGCATCTTCTTTGTGCTCAAACATTCGCTCCGCGGGCTTACATGGTTACGCCCCTGGAATCCAACGCTTTCACTGTGACTACAAGTCTGTACCACGGCGGCATTCTCTTTGACGATAGCTCTCCCCTCACTGATGCCAGCGGTACCATCTCGATTAACGTTTCTTCCTACTATCGCTCGCTGAGCTTCTTTGGGCGCTCGGCTAACGTCACCGTCGGATTGCCGTATGTAGTGGGCAGCCTCCAGGCACTGGTCGTTGACCAGAGACAAAAGACCTACCGCTCAGGCCTGGGCGATGGCGTGGTTCGCTTTTCCGTGAATCTGATGGGCGGCCCGGCCATGACACTGCCGCAGTTCATGAAATGGAAGCAGAAGCGGCTGCTGGGCGCAAGCTTTATCGTGCAGACACCCACGGGAAAGTATGACCCGCATCTGCTCATCAACATCGGCAATAACCGGTGGGCGTTCCGCCCGGAGCTTGGCTATTCGGAACGCCACGGCAAGTGGCTGGTTGATGTCTATGGCGGTGTCTGGTTTTTTACCCACAACCCGGAGTTCTTCTCCCACAACAGCTTTGTGTCCGGCACGCAGTCGAAAACGCAGGAATCCATCGAGGTAGCGGAAGGACATCTGAGTTATGACTTCAAACCGCGGCTCTGGCTATCGCTGGACGGTAACTACTGGTACGGTGGCAGAAGCAGTCTCAACGGCGTGCAGAACCCTGACACGCTGCAAAGAAACTCCCGCGTCGGAGCGACGACTGCGATCCCAATTACCCAGCACCAGACGCTTAAGTTCAGTTACGACCGGGGCGCGAGCATTAGATTCGGCGGAAACTATCAGGCCGTGCAGATGGCCTGGCAATATGGATGGATCGGCGGCTGGTTGCCGAAGTGA
- a CDS encoding alpha-amylase, protein MNKWHKYPTIYEIDTWVWLSDLKMRAGLSIDLSSVPAVEWDAIADYGFDAVWLMGVWERSPAGIAVAKQNANLLTDFRKALPDFRSQDNVGSPYCVRRYVVDEHFGGPAGLAIARKELAKRGMNLILDFVPNHVAPDHPWVTEHPEYFVCGNADDVKRDPASFLDVGGNVFACGRDPFFPAWPDVLQLNAFQLGLRKAVIETIGSIASQCDGVRCDMSMLLLNSVFERTWGVRAGQPPATEYWVDVIPAIKKAHPDFLFIAEAYWDLEWELQQKGFDFCYDKKLYDRLEHGNAESIRSHLRADPAYQQKLLLFIENHDEPRAAATFSPAKERVAAVTMATLPGARLFHEGQFEGRKVRPPVFLGRRPHEPADTGLQSFYKTLSKAIDNPVFRDGQWKLCECTGWPDNPSFQNLLAWCWLKGEDRYLVVINFSDSTVQARVRIPWDDVQGKTWRLSDALAGVNYDREGDEMQSSGLYVELGPWNCNLFRYGRAQAKEEPKKPRLELAASRS, encoded by the coding sequence ATGAACAAGTGGCATAAGTATCCAACGATCTATGAAATCGATACCTGGGTCTGGCTTTCTGATCTCAAAATGAGAGCTGGACTATCAATCGACTTGAGCTCGGTGCCCGCGGTGGAGTGGGACGCCATTGCCGATTACGGTTTTGACGCGGTGTGGCTCATGGGCGTTTGGGAGCGTAGTCCTGCCGGCATCGCAGTAGCCAAGCAGAACGCAAACCTGCTGACTGATTTCCGTAAGGCGCTTCCGGACTTTCGTTCGCAGGATAATGTGGGATCGCCTTATTGCGTCCGGCGCTATGTGGTTGACGAACATTTTGGCGGCCCCGCGGGTCTCGCTATCGCCCGCAAGGAACTCGCCAAGCGGGGCATGAACCTCATTCTGGATTTTGTGCCGAACCATGTCGCTCCGGACCATCCGTGGGTCACCGAGCATCCCGAGTACTTTGTGTGCGGGAATGCTGACGATGTGAAGAGAGATCCGGCATCCTTTCTTGATGTGGGAGGAAATGTCTTTGCCTGCGGACGCGACCCCTTCTTTCCCGCGTGGCCAGACGTGCTGCAGCTCAATGCTTTTCAACTGGGACTGCGGAAGGCCGTGATTGAAACCATCGGAAGCATCGCCTCACAGTGCGATGGCGTCCGTTGCGACATGTCAATGCTTCTGCTGAATTCGGTGTTCGAGCGTACGTGGGGCGTCCGCGCGGGCCAGCCGCCCGCAACCGAGTATTGGGTTGATGTGATTCCCGCTATTAAGAAAGCGCATCCCGACTTTCTTTTCATCGCCGAAGCTTATTGGGACCTGGAGTGGGAGCTGCAACAAAAGGGCTTCGATTTCTGCTATGACAAAAAACTCTATGACCGGCTGGAACACGGCAACGCGGAAAGCATTCGCTCTCATCTGCGTGCCGATCCTGCTTACCAGCAGAAGCTGCTCCTGTTCATTGAAAACCACGACGAGCCGCGAGCCGCAGCAACATTCTCACCGGCCAAGGAACGGGTCGCTGCCGTAACCATGGCCACTCTTCCTGGAGCGAGACTGTTCCATGAAGGGCAGTTCGAAGGACGAAAAGTAAGGCCGCCGGTTTTTCTGGGCCGCCGCCCGCATGAACCCGCGGATACGGGACTGCAGTCCTTCTACAAAACGCTTTCGAAAGCCATCGACAACCCGGTATTTCGCGATGGTCAATGGAAGCTCTGTGAGTGCACCGGCTGGCCTGATAATCCAAGCTTCCAAAATCTACTGGCCTGGTGCTGGCTCAAGGGTGAAGATCGGTATCTGGTCGTAATCAATTTTAGTGACAGTACCGTGCAGGCCCGTGTGCGAATACCCTGGGACGATGTTCAAGGCAAGACGTGGCGCTTGAGTGATGCCTTGGCCGGCGTGAACTATGACCGTGAAGGAGATGAGATGCAGTCCTCCGGGCTTTATGTAGAACTTGGTCCATGGAACTGTAATCTCTTCCGGTATGGTCGAGCGCAGGCGAAAGAGGAACCCAAAAAACCCAGACTGGAACTGGCGGCCAGCCGTTCCTGA